In Halorussus limi, a genomic segment contains:
- a CDS encoding PKD domain-containing protein, protein MTERTRSVLLTLLLVVSSVSAGVGTVAATPTDSPTTFHVAQGDACYEVSPVTSSEDTVEEFYDYRAGEGTKYGSYGEGSKAIQDNQVSHLFVYKGEKGLSLVMLHDELNASKGGAISFDISGLPSDRKWVVEDDDYPNRDDNFDHGQTNSSIDWMWASGRTDGAAVRGLGGSFDAITIESAFGENSWAYQNRTVDGEHRPWPYATNDTDWKLRSGDGTEYDLTKGQSLTIEKGSCPDKTSPSAALSANPQTVETGESVSFDASASTDNQTAIAEYRWDFDGDGQIDKNTSSATTSHAYDAADTYDASVTVVDEGGNTDKATATVTVEGSSSKPVQNVTYINGTAVKVNGTYAAVDLTLGYYTESGYGQSRYVEENVSGTTVIHVEEDHGINGTIVNLVELHEDEFPGEAEYQKENPRLDYYAETIEPRPVTVSVDNVSEVENGTYEVTFAYDNPNEETLSMPNSTFSGNVSVQAPENFESGEHNFTATWTPETADDRATWTLNRSRFGQSDVSAQTPTAGELNGSEDTTAPTAVIEGPDTAYTDTHATFQADESTDNRGIVNYTWTFDGEDVKHGETVNYLFNETGEHNVTLTVEDAAGNTDTATKTIEAITQDRTKPVAKLSASPTVAEVNETVTFDASNSSDESGIAQYAWNFDGDESFERKTDSPTTTYNFSETGEHRVELMVVDNGTHGLSNVTSVNVTVQRANLGHGIKFVNESAVEVTGNFEKVNLRTTSFDGDGKQTSVRTFENVTGETVLTPDDEVWGPVTRSVAAYENASDDDPALSRANPDYAAQLEAVRPDKVSTFFESAKKVDNGTYEVTFGYENPNDRSVNASASAFTAGNVSGEPPTEFAPGRNTVTVTWTPASNDSNVVWRTDFSNFGYGASTTTGPTPDQIANGEMPPTAKLTADPTSVAVNETVTFDAAGSTDDGNVTAYKWDFDGDGEIDRTSQNATVGHVFRTAGTYHVTVTVVDESGQSDTATETVCVSEPYENEAPNAHLDVPSTVSADETVFLDARKSSDDHGIVWVKYYANGDLLWAGNPDSTPERTSLTPQKHLDGPGTYEFTVKVWDHGGLSDKASQTVEVTAADDGNDGGDGSDGNNGNNGDDGDSNKGIGDSPNNGNTGGGIGVVGPGGNGDSNDGNQNDGGNQNDDSKATAPLTDADGKVGSVVVRAGSSDADPTVKVSDTVPEGVTAPTVEADGFAALSYLNVSGAEQATFTVSKSRLADASATPDAVGLFRYDDGSWTAVETAQVNETEDAFRFRANVSDGTFAVGIGKAVTSVTDVSVQSGSVEPGETATVTATVRNTGHADGTQQVKLTVGGEVVATKNVSVAAGETTDVTFEHTLAESGVYEVSVGDQNAEIVVKGVETTTTDESSSVETTATPDNSSGVPGFGVGVALVALVAAALVALRRQ, encoded by the coding sequence GTGACCGAGCGCACACGGAGCGTCCTGCTGACGCTCCTGCTCGTCGTCTCGTCGGTCTCGGCGGGCGTCGGTACGGTCGCGGCGACGCCGACCGACTCTCCGACCACGTTCCACGTCGCACAGGGCGACGCGTGCTACGAGGTCTCGCCGGTCACGTCGAGCGAGGACACGGTCGAGGAGTTCTACGACTACCGGGCCGGAGAAGGAACGAAGTACGGCTCGTACGGCGAGGGCTCGAAGGCCATTCAGGACAATCAGGTCAGTCACCTCTTCGTCTACAAGGGCGAGAAGGGACTGAGCCTCGTGATGCTCCACGACGAACTCAACGCGTCGAAGGGCGGCGCGATTTCGTTCGACATCTCGGGCCTGCCGTCCGACCGCAAGTGGGTCGTCGAGGACGACGACTACCCGAACCGCGACGACAACTTCGACCACGGCCAGACGAACTCGTCCATCGACTGGATGTGGGCCTCGGGTCGGACCGACGGCGCCGCGGTCCGCGGTCTCGGCGGTAGCTTCGACGCCATCACCATCGAGTCCGCCTTCGGCGAGAACTCGTGGGCGTACCAGAACCGCACGGTCGACGGCGAGCACCGTCCGTGGCCCTACGCCACCAACGACACCGACTGGAAACTCCGGTCGGGCGACGGGACCGAGTACGACCTCACCAAGGGCCAGAGCCTGACCATCGAGAAGGGAAGCTGTCCCGACAAGACCTCCCCGAGCGCCGCGCTCTCGGCGAACCCCCAGACCGTCGAGACCGGCGAGTCGGTCTCGTTCGACGCCAGCGCGTCCACTGACAACCAGACCGCCATCGCGGAGTACCGATGGGACTTCGACGGCGACGGCCAGATAGACAAGAACACTTCATCTGCGACGACTTCCCACGCGTACGACGCCGCGGACACCTACGACGCCTCGGTGACGGTCGTCGACGAGGGAGGGAACACCGACAAAGCGACCGCGACGGTGACGGTCGAAGGGTCGAGTTCCAAACCCGTACAGAACGTCACCTACATCAACGGGACCGCGGTCAAGGTGAACGGCACCTACGCTGCAGTCGACCTCACGCTCGGCTACTACACCGAGAGCGGTTACGGGCAGTCGCGTTACGTCGAGGAGAACGTCTCCGGAACGACGGTCATTCACGTCGAGGAGGACCACGGCATCAACGGGACCATCGTCAACCTCGTGGAACTCCACGAGGACGAGTTCCCCGGTGAGGCCGAGTACCAGAAGGAGAATCCGCGACTCGACTACTACGCCGAGACCATCGAACCCCGTCCGGTGACGGTCTCGGTCGACAACGTCTCCGAGGTCGAGAACGGCACCTACGAGGTGACGTTCGCCTACGACAACCCCAACGAGGAGACGCTGTCGATGCCCAACAGCACCTTCTCGGGGAACGTCTCGGTCCAGGCGCCCGAGAACTTCGAGTCGGGCGAGCACAACTTCACCGCGACGTGGACGCCCGAGACCGCCGACGACCGCGCGACGTGGACGCTCAACCGGAGCCGATTCGGACAGAGCGACGTTAGCGCGCAGACGCCGACCGCTGGCGAACTGAACGGCAGCGAGGACACCACCGCGCCGACGGCCGTCATCGAGGGGCCGGACACGGCGTACACCGACACCCACGCCACGTTCCAAGCGGACGAATCGACCGACAATCGCGGTATCGTCAACTACACGTGGACGTTCGACGGTGAAGACGTGAAGCACGGCGAAACGGTCAATTACCTGTTCAACGAAACCGGTGAACACAACGTCACGCTGACGGTCGAAGACGCCGCCGGAAACACGGACACGGCGACGAAGACCATCGAGGCCATCACCCAAGACCGGACTAAACCGGTGGCGAAACTGTCGGCCTCGCCGACGGTCGCGGAGGTCAACGAGACCGTCACCTTCGACGCCTCGAACTCCTCGGACGAGAGCGGTATCGCCCAGTACGCGTGGAACTTCGACGGCGACGAGAGCTTCGAGCGCAAGACGGACTCTCCGACCACGACGTACAACTTCTCGGAAACCGGCGAACACCGAGTCGAGTTGATGGTCGTGGACAACGGAACGCACGGTCTCTCGAACGTCACGTCGGTCAACGTGACGGTCCAGCGGGCGAACCTCGGCCACGGTATCAAGTTCGTCAACGAGTCCGCGGTCGAAGTGACCGGCAACTTCGAGAAGGTGAACCTTCGCACGACGTCCTTCGACGGCGACGGTAAGCAGACCTCCGTGCGGACGTTCGAGAACGTCACCGGCGAGACGGTCCTGACCCCCGACGACGAGGTCTGGGGTCCGGTGACTCGGAGCGTCGCCGCCTACGAGAACGCGTCCGACGACGACCCCGCGCTCAGTCGGGCCAACCCCGACTACGCGGCCCAACTCGAAGCGGTGCGACCCGACAAGGTCAGCACCTTCTTCGAGAGTGCGAAGAAGGTCGACAACGGAACCTACGAGGTCACGTTCGGCTACGAGAACCCGAACGACCGCTCCGTGAACGCCTCGGCCAGCGCGTTCACGGCGGGCAACGTCTCGGGCGAACCCCCGACGGAGTTCGCGCCGGGTCGTAACACCGTCACCGTGACGTGGACGCCGGCGAGCAACGACTCGAACGTCGTCTGGCGGACGGACTTCTCGAACTTCGGCTACGGCGCTTCGACGACGACGGGTCCCACGCCCGACCAGATCGCGAACGGCGAGATGCCGCCGACCGCGAAACTGACCGCCGACCCGACCTCGGTCGCGGTCAACGAGACCGTCACCTTCGACGCCGCGGGGTCCACCGACGACGGCAACGTCACCGCCTACAAGTGGGACTTCGACGGCGACGGCGAGATCGACCGGACCAGCCAGAACGCGACGGTCGGTCACGTGTTCCGCACCGCGGGCACGTACCACGTCACCGTGACGGTCGTGGACGAGTCGGGCCAGTCCGACACCGCGACCGAGACGGTCTGCGTGAGCGAACCGTACGAGAACGAAGCACCGAACGCGCACCTCGACGTTCCGTCGACGGTTTCGGCGGACGAGACGGTCTTCCTCGACGCCCGGAAGTCGAGCGACGACCACGGCATCGTGTGGGTCAAGTACTACGCCAACGGGGACCTCCTGTGGGCCGGGAACCCCGACTCGACGCCCGAGCGGACGTCGCTCACTCCGCAGAAGCACCTCGACGGCCCCGGAACGTACGAGTTCACGGTGAAAGTCTGGGACCACGGAGGACTGTCCGACAAGGCCTCCCAGACGGTCGAAGTCACAGCCGCCGACGACGGTAACGACGGCGGCGACGGAAGCGACGGCAACAACGGCAACAACGGCGACGACGGCGACTCGAACAAGGGCATCGGCGATTCCCCGAACAACGGTAACACGGGCGGCGGCATCGGCGTCGTCGGCCCCGGCGGGAACGGCGACTCGAACGACGGCAACCAGAACGACGGCGGTAATCAGAACGACGACTCGAAGGCCACCGCGCCGCTGACCGACGCGGACGGCAAGGTCGGTTCCGTCGTCGTCCGCGCCGGTAGTTCGGACGCCGACCCCACGGTCAAAGTGAGCGACACCGTGCCCGAGGGCGTCACCGCGCCGACCGTCGAGGCCGACGGCTTCGCGGCGCTCTCGTACCTGAACGTCAGCGGCGCCGAGCAGGCGACGTTCACCGTCTCGAAGAGCCGACTCGCCGACGCGAGCGCGACCCCCGACGCGGTCGGTCTCTTCCGCTACGACGACGGTTCGTGGACCGCCGTCGAGACGGCGCAGGTCAACGAGACCGAGGACGCCTTCCGGTTCCGCGCGAACGTCTCCGACGGCACGTTCGCCGTCGGCATCGGCAAGGCGGTCACGAGCGTCACCGACGTGTCGGTCCAGAGCGGGTCGGTCGAACCCGGCGAGACCGCAACCGTCACCGCGACGGTCCGGAACACCGGCCACGCCGACGGCACCCAGCAAGTCAAGCTGACGGTCGGCGGCGAAGTGGTCGCCACCAAGAACGTCTCGGTCGCCGCGGGCGAGACGACCGACGTGACCTTCGAGCACACGCTCGCCGAGAGCGGCGTCTACGAGGTCAGCGTCGGCGACCAGAACGCGGAAATCGTCGTGAAGGGCGTCGAAACCACGACGACCGACGAGTCGAGTAGCGTCGAGACGACCGCGACGCCGGACAACTCCTCGGGCGTCCCCGGGTTCGGCGTCGGCGTCGCCCTGGTCGCGCTGGTGGCCGCCGCGCTGGTGGCCCTCCGCCGACAGTAG
- a CDS encoding cupin domain-containing protein yields MGKVNESDLDWTTLDRGETAFRRKQLGEAADGDRLGASLYELPPGKRSWPYHYHTANEEALYVLAGSGALRLGGERTPLEAGDYVALPADESGAHRVVNDSEEPLRYLAVSTMDDPEVTVYPDSEKLSVFVGSPPGGRDGRSVHGYYERDADVDYWSGEESDPRDESE; encoded by the coding sequence ATGGGAAAGGTCAACGAGAGCGACCTCGACTGGACGACGTTGGACAGGGGCGAGACGGCGTTCCGGCGCAAGCAACTCGGCGAGGCCGCCGACGGCGACCGACTCGGGGCCAGTCTCTACGAACTCCCGCCGGGCAAGCGGTCGTGGCCGTACCACTACCACACCGCCAACGAGGAGGCGCTGTACGTCCTCGCGGGGTCGGGCGCGCTCCGACTCGGCGGCGAGCGGACCCCGCTCGAGGCGGGCGACTACGTCGCGCTCCCGGCCGACGAATCCGGCGCTCACCGGGTGGTCAACGACTCCGAGGAACCGCTCCGGTATCTGGCGGTCTCCACGATGGACGACCCCGAGGTGACGGTCTACCCCGACTCGGAGAAACTCAGCGTCTTCGTCGGGTCGCCGCCGGGCGGCCGCGACGGCCGGAGCGTCCACGGCTACTACGAGCGCGACGCCGACGTGGACTACTGGTCGGGCGAGGAGAGCGACCCGCGCGACGAGTCGGAGTAG
- a CDS encoding PKD domain-containing protein, protein MTRTRTRFAIVGIALLVVGAAVPLSPASDTAAAAEHTFVVEQGDRCFEVSPLSNDEDVRSFYDYRNVENGAGEGEYTYSSYMPSNLKRADASRLFLYDGPNGVSLVVVHNEVGGDRGDGSAATFRFDGLPSGGDWVVADDDYSGQDDRFSRDRIDWSWYGDRTDGAVFRGLDRDGTEITVDPAFDEQAALYDSPVDRSGNTEAWQFLTGSVGDPSAVGLDMTEPITIRTGHCGADETPPTAELDASNGTVGSSVTFDASASGDDRGVAEYRWDFDGDGEVERTTEDPTVAYEFGEAGTYEASVTVVDAAGNADRARATVGVETDDPPEAAFRVVSPETPVEGREVVLDAGNSTDDTGIATYRWTLGNGTTATGERVAYTAEENGTLPVSLEVVDEAGNNATETAEIAVRKADETAPDAAAAANRTAVEVGAPVRFDANNSSDERGIASYRWAFGDGTTATGRTAAHRYDAAGTYEATVTVTDAGGNAATANVTVEVLPEDDTAPSAALAVGTNRTDAGTEVAFDASNSSDGETGVATYRWDFDGDGETDRTTSNATVGHAYESSGTYNATVTAVDRTGNADEATVEIRVERDEKAHSGNGGGSGGNGGGGGDGGNGASGSSGGGNAGASDGGGGGGADLGPPPVLTNAEKRGPNAGLVDVRHGRADETIRADLPATAARDATGVAFREVRVNLSRDVTHFAVETARGAATSDAATQANRSTPADVTLGSLSVGVKYVEPRQVESVGYTVAIERSRLAEAGLAPADLTAYRRAGDGWERANVTVESHGETVLLDVETDGFAPVAVGGERSVTVAAAELNATTVAADEPVALTATFENEGDSAARFAANLTADGEVVATETVAVPAADRSEVTLTASLAPGRHSVGLGGPRIGPANARVGNVTVAEPAADIAVTDVSVNDSTIAPGERVAVTATVENRGSKSGQRGIALRLFGEAVADERVNVSAGGTEQVTFVRRIDAAGNYTAEVGNETAAVSVRSEGGNDDPASPAVPIPGFGVGVAVAALLAALAVLRKRE, encoded by the coding sequence ATGACTCGGACACGAACCCGTTTCGCTATCGTCGGTATCGCTCTCCTGGTGGTCGGTGCGGCGGTCCCGCTGTCGCCCGCCAGCGACACCGCCGCGGCCGCGGAACACACCTTCGTCGTCGAGCAGGGCGACCGCTGTTTCGAGGTGTCGCCGCTCTCGAACGACGAGGACGTGCGCTCGTTCTACGACTACCGCAACGTCGAGAACGGGGCCGGCGAGGGCGAGTACACCTACAGTTCGTACATGCCCAGCAATCTCAAGCGGGCCGACGCCAGTCGCCTGTTCCTCTACGACGGCCCGAACGGCGTGAGCCTCGTCGTCGTCCACAACGAGGTCGGCGGCGACAGGGGCGACGGGAGCGCCGCGACCTTCCGGTTCGACGGCCTGCCGAGCGGCGGCGACTGGGTGGTCGCCGACGACGACTACTCAGGGCAGGACGACCGCTTCTCGCGCGACCGAATCGACTGGTCCTGGTACGGCGACCGGACCGACGGCGCCGTCTTCCGCGGACTCGACCGCGACGGCACCGAAATCACCGTCGACCCCGCGTTCGACGAGCAGGCGGCGCTCTACGACTCCCCGGTGGACCGCTCGGGCAACACCGAGGCGTGGCAGTTCCTGACCGGGAGCGTCGGCGACCCGAGCGCGGTCGGTCTCGACATGACCGAACCGATTACGATTCGGACCGGGCACTGCGGCGCGGACGAGACCCCGCCGACCGCCGAACTCGACGCCTCGAACGGCACGGTCGGCTCGTCGGTCACGTTCGACGCCAGCGCGTCCGGCGACGACCGCGGCGTCGCCGAGTACCGGTGGGACTTCGACGGCGACGGCGAAGTCGAGCGAACCACCGAGGACCCGACCGTCGCGTACGAGTTCGGCGAGGCGGGCACCTACGAGGCCAGCGTGACGGTCGTAGACGCGGCCGGGAACGCCGACCGGGCGCGGGCCACGGTCGGCGTCGAGACCGACGACCCGCCGGAGGCCGCGTTCCGAGTCGTCTCGCCCGAGACTCCGGTCGAGGGGCGGGAGGTCGTCCTCGACGCCGGCAACTCGACCGACGACACCGGCATCGCGACCTACCGGTGGACGCTCGGCAACGGAACCACCGCGACCGGCGAGCGCGTGGCCTACACCGCCGAAGAGAACGGCACGCTCCCGGTCTCGCTCGAAGTCGTGGACGAGGCCGGCAACAACGCGACCGAGACGGCCGAAATCGCTGTCCGGAAGGCCGACGAGACCGCACCGGACGCCGCGGCCGCGGCGAACCGAACCGCAGTCGAGGTCGGTGCGCCCGTCCGATTCGACGCGAACAACTCCTCGGACGAGCGAGGTATCGCGTCCTACCGGTGGGCGTTTGGCGACGGAACCACCGCGACCGGCCGGACCGCGGCCCACCGCTACGACGCGGCGGGCACCTACGAGGCGACCGTCACCGTCACCGACGCGGGAGGCAACGCGGCGACGGCGAACGTGACCGTCGAAGTCCTCCCCGAGGACGACACCGCGCCGAGCGCCGCGCTCGCGGTCGGGACGAACCGGACCGACGCCGGAACCGAAGTCGCCTTCGACGCGAGCAACTCCTCGGACGGCGAGACCGGCGTCGCGACGTATCGCTGGGACTTCGACGGCGACGGCGAGACCGACCGGACTACGAGCAACGCGACGGTCGGCCACGCCTACGAGTCGTCGGGCACCTACAACGCGACCGTGACCGCGGTGGACCGCACCGGCAACGCCGACGAGGCGACCGTCGAAATTCGCGTCGAGCGAGACGAGAAGGCCCACTCCGGAAACGGCGGCGGTAGCGGTGGAAATGGAGGCGGCGGAGGTGACGGCGGAAACGGCGCCAGCGGAAGCAGCGGCGGCGGAAACGCCGGCGCGAGCGACGGCGGCGGTGGCGGCGGGGCCGACCTCGGCCCGCCGCCGGTTCTGACGAACGCGGAGAAGCGCGGGCCGAACGCCGGACTCGTGGACGTGCGCCACGGCCGGGCCGACGAGACGATTCGGGCCGACCTGCCCGCGACCGCCGCGCGCGACGCGACCGGCGTCGCCTTCCGCGAGGTCCGGGTGAACCTATCGCGGGACGTGACCCACTTCGCCGTGGAGACCGCTCGCGGCGCGGCGACGTCGGACGCCGCGACTCAGGCGAACCGCTCGACCCCCGCCGACGTGACCCTCGGGTCGCTGTCGGTCGGCGTGAAGTACGTCGAACCCCGGCAGGTCGAGAGCGTCGGCTACACCGTCGCAATCGAGCGGTCCCGACTCGCCGAGGCGGGCCTCGCGCCAGCGGACCTGACCGCGTACCGGCGCGCGGGCGACGGGTGGGAGCGGGCGAACGTCACGGTCGAATCGCACGGCGAGACGGTCCTCCTCGACGTGGAGACCGACGGCTTCGCGCCGGTCGCGGTCGGTGGCGAGCGCTCGGTGACTGTCGCGGCGGCCGAACTGAACGCGACGACGGTCGCCGCCGACGAACCGGTCGCGCTGACCGCGACGTTCGAGAACGAGGGCGACTCGGCCGCGAGGTTCGCCGCGAATCTCACCGCCGACGGCGAGGTGGTGGCGACGGAGACGGTCGCGGTGCCCGCGGCCGACCGAAGCGAGGTGACGCTCACCGCCTCGCTCGCACCGGGCAGGCACTCGGTCGGACTCGGGGGCCCGCGCATCGGTCCCGCGAACGCGCGCGTCGGCAACGTGACGGTGGCCGAACCCGCCGCCGACATCGCGGTCACGGACGTGTCGGTCAACGATTCGACCATCGCGCCGGGCGAGCGAGTCGCCGTCACCGCGACGGTCGAGAACCGTGGGTCGAAGTCCGGCCAGCGGGGTATC